Proteins co-encoded in one Armatimonadota bacterium genomic window:
- a CDS encoding nucleotidyltransferase family protein, whose translation MPPAVVLAGGAPEPRLAPGVPNKAFLRLGGMTLVERVVAAARGCSAIERVVVVGPAPALRALLGTGVEVVAGDGGMMDNVAAALRALPDAPAVLAIAADLPLLTAEALAGFLARCEGDYSLFYPIVPQAAVARRYPGARKTYVRVADGVFTGGSVLLFDPSALERIRGFVERVMAARKKPWLLAQLFGWGTVLRFASGALSIAEMEARAREVTGLRARAVIVDDPSLALDVDAERPENLAVVRAVLEGGRPVEP comes from the coding sequence CCCGCGGTCGTCCTCGCCGGCGGAGCGCCGGAGCCCCGGCTCGCTCCTGGCGTGCCCAACAAGGCGTTCCTGCGCCTGGGTGGGATGACGCTGGTGGAGCGGGTGGTGGCCGCAGCGCGCGGCTGCAGCGCCATCGAGCGCGTCGTGGTCGTCGGCCCCGCGCCGGCGCTGCGCGCCCTGCTGGGCACCGGTGTCGAGGTCGTGGCCGGGGATGGGGGCATGATGGACAACGTCGCCGCGGCGCTGCGGGCGCTGCCCGATGCCCCGGCTGTGCTGGCCATCGCCGCCGACCTGCCCCTGCTCACCGCCGAGGCGCTCGCTGGGTTTCTCGCGCGCTGCGAGGGTGACTACAGCCTGTTCTACCCCATCGTGCCCCAGGCGGCGGTCGCGCGCCGCTACCCCGGGGCGCGCAAGACCTACGTGCGCGTCGCCGACGGCGTCTTCACGGGGGGGAGCGTGCTGCTGTTCGACCCATCGGCCCTGGAGCGGATCCGCGGCTTCGTCGAGCGGGTGATGGCCGCGCGCAAGAAGCCATGGCTGCTCGCCCAGCTATTCGGATGGGGGACGGTCTTGCGGTTCGCCTCGGGCGCGTTGTCCATTGCCGAGATGGAGGCTCGCGCCCGGGAGGTCACCGGCCTGCGCGCGCGGGCCGTGATCGTCGACGACCCGTCGCTCGCCCTCGACGTGGACGCCGAGCGCCCCGAGAACCTAGCCGTGGTGCGGGCCGTCCTGGAAGGCGGTCGACCGGTGGAGCCCTGA
- the purR gene encoding pur operon repressor, with translation MTTGRQHRGPGRRRAPGAPAAGEPWGAPASTPQASQAQRPGGRLRRGERMVVIAHTLLRAPHRLIPLSTFADLLGAARSTISEDLGFLRGVCERFGLGRVETLPGAAGGVRYSPTRTPAQIGALVDELCARLREPGRVLPGGFLLTSDLLALPWLVADLGEVFATLFEATRPDVVLTMEVKGIPLALMTARAFNVPLVTARRDGRVTEGPSVSVNYVSGSSRLVQSMTLPLRAVPPGARVLFIDDFLRGGGTARGVYDLMRECRAEVAGIGVLVEAEQPAEKLVERYVALVTYAGAGATGEAIVRPSRWIRAYLETAGTHGAEERQ, from the coding sequence GTGACGACCGGGCGCCAGCACCGCGGACCGGGCCGTCGCAGGGCGCCCGGTGCCCCGGCAGCCGGGGAGCCGTGGGGCGCTCCCGCCTCGACGCCGCAGGCCAGCCAGGCGCAGCGGCCCGGCGGCCGGCTGCGCCGCGGCGAGCGCATGGTCGTCATCGCGCACACGCTGCTGCGCGCACCCCACCGGCTGATCCCGCTGTCCACCTTCGCGGACCTGCTGGGCGCCGCCCGCTCGACCATCAGCGAGGACCTGGGGTTCCTGCGGGGCGTCTGCGAGCGCTTCGGGTTGGGGCGGGTGGAGACCCTGCCCGGGGCAGCGGGCGGCGTGCGCTACAGCCCGACCCGAACGCCCGCGCAGATCGGCGCGCTGGTGGACGAGCTGTGCGCGCGCCTGCGGGAACCCGGCCGCGTGCTGCCCGGTGGGTTCCTCCTCACCAGCGACCTGCTGGCGCTGCCGTGGCTCGTGGCCGACCTGGGCGAGGTGTTCGCCACCCTGTTCGAGGCGACCAGGCCCGACGTGGTCCTGACCATGGAGGTCAAGGGCATTCCGCTGGCGCTGATGACCGCGCGTGCGTTCAACGTGCCCCTGGTCACCGCGCGGCGCGACGGCCGGGTGACCGAGGGACCGTCCGTCAGCGTGAACTACGTCTCCGGCTCCTCGCGCCTCGTGCAGTCCATGACGCTGCCGCTGCGCGCCGTGCCGCCCGGCGCCCGGGTGCTCTTCATCGACGACTTCCTCCGGGGCGGCGGCACCGCTCGAGGCGTGTACGACCTCATGCGCGAGTGCCGGGCTGAAGTCGCCGGCATCGGGGTATTAGTAGAAGCGGAGCAGCCCGCGGAGAAGCTGGTGGAGCGCTACGTCGCGCTCGTCACCTATGCCGGAGCGGGAGCCACGGGCGAGGCGATCGTGCGGCCAAGCCGGTGGATCCGTGCCTACCTCGAGACCGCGGGCACCCATGGCGCAGAGGAGCGGCAGTGA
- a CDS encoding SMI1/KNR4 family protein, with protein MTLDDIWAALGYFGPGVVRLNPPAAERDIRRAERELSVRLPRSMRMVLLAFNGGFLITDPLHGVPPVQSALDLVFATRQARAYWGPLGWAQEFVEVGNDGAGNPYVLLLDRTDPYGESPVGVFDAGVMDVCEVVASSYLHFVWFLIEDLKWRHLPDGRPHPREEVVWTSTRVVVRPEALSPWRFNEAWMLAHDPGLARWR; from the coding sequence GTGACCCTCGACGACATCTGGGCGGCGTTGGGCTACTTTGGCCCCGGCGTCGTGCGCCTGAACCCGCCGGCCGCGGAGCGCGACATCCGCCGGGCCGAGCGCGAGTTGAGCGTGCGACTGCCGCGCTCGATGCGGATGGTGCTGCTCGCCTTCAACGGCGGCTTTCTGATCACCGACCCCCTCCACGGCGTGCCACCGGTGCAGTCGGCGCTGGACCTGGTGTTCGCCACCCGGCAGGCGCGGGCCTACTGGGGCCCGTTGGGGTGGGCGCAGGAGTTCGTGGAGGTGGGCAACGACGGCGCGGGCAACCCCTACGTGCTGCTGCTGGACCGCACCGATCCCTACGGCGAGTCGCCGGTGGGCGTGTTCGATGCAGGGGTGATGGACGTGTGCGAGGTGGTGGCGTCGTCCTACCTGCACTTCGTCTGGTTCCTCATCGAGGATCTCAAATGGCGCCACCTGCCCGACGGCAGGCCGCACCCGCGGGAAGAGGTCGTCTGGACCAGCACCCGGGTCGTGGTGCGGCCGGAGGCGCTGTCACCCTGGCGGTTCAACGAGGCCTGGATGCTCGCCCACGATCCGGGGCTGGCGCGCTGGCGCTGA
- a CDS encoding TolC family protein, with amino-acid sequence MNVRVAAQRPVLLGLAVGVAAALVPAPPASAQAARPITLAEVLTLAAQHSPALRVAAFEVAVARAQLAQAEAARNGTLVLTGSYTRLNEREGGAIVIPGGTIPGVPTPITIPLPPPTADLYTTALTVQYPLHTGGRIEAAVTLARANVQGAEAALERAKQQLILEAKQAYYQMLLAQAGVEVAQRALAAAEENLRVARARVAAGTSPRFDEVSAEVNAANARQGVIRARNALALAQHALAALVGQPLDTLLQPRETMTVVPVRTAAEALVRRALDARPELAEHRARIAAAAAAIEVARAGARPALVLTGGPTWGNTTAAGLGTSAAFGWSLTLAATVPLFDGGLTAHRIREAEARVAQLRAAEVQLRQTIELDVRRALLTLASAAEEVAAAEATVQQAMEGLRIANVRFAAGVSTNLEVITAQAALAQAEANRVQALFNVNVARAQLERAVGGPVE; translated from the coding sequence ATGAACGTCCGTGTGGCCGCGCAGCGCCCCGTGCTGCTCGGCCTCGCTGTGGGTGTGGCTGCCGCGCTGGTCCCCGCGCCGCCGGCGTCCGCCCAGGCCGCCCGGCCGATCACGCTGGCCGAGGTGCTGACGCTGGCCGCGCAGCACAGCCCGGCGCTGCGCGTCGCTGCGTTCGAGGTCGCAGTCGCCCGGGCGCAGCTGGCGCAGGCCGAAGCCGCCCGCAACGGCACCCTGGTGCTGACCGGGTCGTACACGCGGCTCAACGAGCGGGAAGGCGGTGCCATCGTCATCCCGGGCGGCACCATTCCCGGCGTGCCCACGCCCATCACCATCCCGTTGCCGCCACCCACCGCCGACCTCTACACCACGGCGCTCACCGTGCAGTACCCGCTCCACACCGGCGGGCGCATCGAGGCGGCCGTAACACTGGCCCGCGCCAACGTCCAGGGCGCCGAGGCGGCGCTGGAACGCGCCAAGCAGCAGCTGATCCTGGAGGCCAAGCAGGCCTACTACCAGATGCTCCTGGCCCAGGCCGGGGTCGAGGTGGCGCAGCGCGCGCTGGCCGCAGCCGAGGAGAACCTCCGGGTGGCGCGGGCGCGCGTCGCGGCCGGGACCTCGCCGCGCTTCGACGAGGTGTCCGCCGAGGTGAACGCCGCCAACGCCCGACAGGGCGTCATCCGCGCGCGCAACGCCCTGGCCCTGGCGCAGCACGCTCTGGCCGCGCTCGTGGGCCAGCCGCTGGACACCCTGCTGCAGCCGCGTGAGACCATGACCGTCGTGCCGGTGCGTACCGCGGCGGAGGCGCTGGTGCGCCGCGCCCTGGACGCGCGCCCCGAACTGGCCGAGCACCGGGCGCGGATCGCGGCGGCTGCCGCCGCGATCGAGGTGGCCCGGGCCGGGGCGCGCCCGGCCCTGGTGCTGACCGGCGGGCCCACCTGGGGCAACACGACCGCCGCGGGCCTGGGGACGTCGGCGGCGTTCGGGTGGAGCCTGACGCTGGCCGCCACCGTGCCCCTGTTCGACGGCGGCCTGACTGCACACCGCATCCGCGAGGCCGAGGCGCGCGTGGCGCAGCTGCGGGCCGCCGAGGTCCAGCTGCGCCAGACCATCGAGCTGGACGTACGCCGTGCGCTCCTGACTCTGGCGTCGGCCGCGGAGGAGGTGGCGGCCGCGGAAGCTACCGTGCAGCAAGCCATGGAAGGGCTGCGCATCGCGAACGTGCGCTTCGCAGCCGGCGTGTCCACCAACCTGGAGGTCATCACCGCGCAGGCGGCGCTCGCGCAGGCCGAGGCCAACCGCGTGCAGGCGCTGTTCAACGTCAACGTGGCGCGGGCGCAGCTCGAACGCGCCGTCGGCGGCCCGGTCGAGTAG
- a CDS encoding efflux RND transporter periplasmic adaptor subunit, whose translation MAGARRGHLPIVLVALAAALAVYAASRAVADRRAANAPYVEGSGTIEATQVQIAARIAGRVRDVTVDAGDAVRAGQVLVRLDAAELDAQVAQADAGVAAARTRLAQAQAALRAQRTQTAAALAQAEAAVQAAAARVGQAREALRLQEDQARQQVAQAQAAVAAAEAARQAARAARDAVRANLEKARRDLVRAQALFREGAVAAQAVDAARAAVDALAAQEAAAAAQEAAAAQQVEQARAALALAEAARRQVAIRRQDLAAALAQREQADAAAASARAGRDLVAQRQEEVAAAAAAVASAEAALRHALALRANTVLRSPIDGVVLARTVEPGEVVGAGIPLLTVADLRRVWLRVFVPEAQLGRLRPGAPAQVFVDAFPGRPFPGTVTEIASQAEFTPRNVQTREERVKLVFSVRITLENPAGLLKPGMPADARITLAGPP comes from the coding sequence GTGGCCGGGGCCCGGCGAGGGCACCTGCCGATCGTGCTCGTGGCGCTGGCGGCGGCGCTGGCCGTCTACGCCGCGAGCCGCGCAGTGGCGGACCGGCGCGCGGCGAACGCGCCGTACGTCGAGGGCTCGGGCACGATCGAGGCCACGCAGGTGCAGATCGCGGCCAGGATCGCCGGCCGCGTACGCGACGTCACCGTCGACGCCGGGGACGCCGTCCGCGCCGGGCAGGTGCTGGTCCGCCTCGATGCGGCCGAGCTGGACGCCCAGGTAGCGCAAGCGGATGCCGGCGTGGCCGCGGCGCGCACGCGGCTCGCGCAGGCGCAGGCGGCGCTGCGCGCCCAGCGTACGCAGACCGCGGCCGCGCTGGCCCAGGCCGAGGCTGCCGTGCAGGCCGCAGCCGCCCGGGTGGGCCAGGCCCGCGAGGCATTGCGGCTCCAGGAAGACCAGGCGCGTCAGCAGGTCGCACAGGCACAGGCTGCCGTGGCGGCGGCCGAGGCCGCGCGCCAGGCGGCCCGTGCCGCGCGCGACGCCGTGCGCGCGAACCTCGAGAAGGCCCGACGAGACCTGGTTCGGGCGCAGGCGCTCTTCCGCGAGGGCGCAGTCGCCGCCCAGGCCGTGGACGCGGCCCGGGCGGCGGTCGACGCCCTTGCGGCGCAGGAGGCCGCCGCAGCCGCGCAGGAAGCGGCGGCGGCGCAGCAGGTCGAGCAGGCCCGCGCGGCGCTGGCGCTGGCCGAGGCCGCCCGGCGCCAGGTGGCCATCCGTCGCCAGGACCTGGCAGCGGCGCTGGCCCAGCGGGAGCAGGCCGATGCTGCAGCGGCGAGCGCCCGCGCCGGCCGTGACCTCGTGGCCCAGCGCCAGGAGGAGGTGGCGGCCGCGGCGGCGGCGGTCGCCAGCGCCGAGGCCGCGCTGCGGCACGCGCTGGCCCTGCGGGCCAACACCGTGCTGCGCTCGCCCATCGACGGCGTGGTGCTGGCGCGGACGGTAGAGCCAGGCGAGGTGGTCGGCGCGGGCATCCCCCTGCTCACCGTGGCCGACCTGCGCCGCGTGTGGCTGCGCGTCTTCGTGCCGGAAGCGCAACTCGGCCGGTTGCGGCCCGGTGCCCCGGCGCAGGTCTTCGTGGACGCGTTCCCCGGACGGCCGTTCCCGGGCACCGTCACCGAGATCGCCAGCCAGGCGGAGTTCACGCCCCGCAACGTGCAGACCCGTGAGGAGCGGGTGAAGCTGGTCTTCAGCGTGCGCATCACGCTGGAGAACCCCGCCGGGCTGCTCAAGCCCGGCATGCCCGCCGATGCCCGGATCACACTGGCCGGGCCGCCATAG
- a CDS encoding ABC transporter ATP-binding protein, with protein MPPAVEAQGLTRVFGTVTAVAGLDLQVSAGEVFGLVGPDGAGKTTFFRMLAGVLDPTAGRIRIAGCDLATAPEVARSQLGYMPQAFALYRDLSVVENLRFFAEAYQVPPRAMAARFQRLLAFARLEPFADTLVEHLSGGMKQKLALACALLHEPQVLVLDEPTTGVDPVSRREFWDLLYDLNRRGATVLVATPYMDEAERCTRIGLLYGGRLLAVDTPDALKAQVAGELLEVRAEPRRRALAVARALPEVRTGSIFGDALHLTVPDAARAAPRVRAALEAQGIAVAAVAPAAPSLEDAFIALLAAAPAGPDGHS; from the coding sequence GTGCCACCGGCCGTCGAGGCGCAAGGGCTGACGCGGGTCTTCGGTACCGTGACGGCCGTGGCGGGGCTCGACCTGCAGGTGTCCGCGGGCGAGGTGTTCGGGCTGGTGGGTCCCGACGGCGCGGGCAAGACGACCTTCTTCCGGATGCTGGCCGGCGTGCTCGACCCCACCGCAGGGCGCATCCGGATTGCGGGGTGTGACCTCGCCACAGCGCCCGAGGTCGCGCGGTCCCAGCTGGGGTACATGCCCCAGGCGTTCGCGCTCTACCGCGACCTCAGCGTCGTCGAGAACCTCCGCTTCTTCGCCGAGGCCTACCAGGTGCCCCCACGCGCCATGGCCGCCCGCTTCCAGCGACTCCTGGCCTTCGCACGGCTGGAACCGTTCGCGGACACGCTGGTCGAACACCTCTCCGGCGGCATGAAGCAGAAGCTGGCGCTGGCCTGCGCGCTCCTCCACGAGCCCCAGGTGCTCGTGCTGGACGAGCCGACGACCGGCGTCGACCCCGTGTCGCGCCGCGAGTTCTGGGACCTGCTCTACGACCTGAACCGGCGCGGCGCCACCGTACTGGTCGCGACGCCCTACATGGACGAGGCCGAGCGGTGCACGCGCATCGGCCTCCTCTACGGCGGACGGCTGCTCGCCGTCGATACCCCCGACGCCCTGAAGGCGCAGGTCGCTGGCGAGCTCCTCGAGGTGCGGGCCGAACCGCGGCGGCGGGCGCTGGCCGTGGCCCGCGCGCTGCCGGAGGTCCGCACCGGCAGCATCTTCGGCGACGCGCTGCACCTGACGGTTCCCGACGCCGCCAGGGCGGCACCGCGCGTCCGGGCGGCGCTCGAGGCCCAGGGCATCGCCGTGGCAGCGGTGGCGCCAGCAGCCCCGTCGTTGGAGGACGCCTTCATCGCGCTCCTGGCCGCTGCGCCCGCCGGGCCGGACGGCCACTCGTGA
- a CDS encoding ABC transporter ATP-binding protein, which translates to MSEPAVVARGLTKQFGAFVAVDHIDLEIRRGEVFGFLGPNGAGKSTTIRMLCGLLDRSAGEVQVLGYDPAREPERLRPRIGYMSQRASLYGDLTVVEQLEFYARVYGLDSATRRRKVRDWIAMAGLAGRERDLVATLSGGWRQRLAMGCAILHRPELLLLDEPTAGVDPLSRRQFWDLIYRFAEDGTTVMVTTHYMDEAEHCDRLAFIHGGRIVAQGAPAELKRRHLPGALLRVEADPWARALDVVRTSPLVTDAALYGTAIHALVADPHRAAPALADALAAAGVRVRAVAPRAPALEDVFVALVAGRHTEAAAGPQAAGQDHRTAPPRPAGQRSEGAR; encoded by the coding sequence ATGAGCGAGCCGGCCGTCGTCGCCCGGGGGTTGACCAAACAATTCGGGGCCTTCGTCGCCGTGGACCACATCGACCTGGAGATCCGACGGGGCGAGGTGTTCGGCTTCCTGGGTCCCAACGGCGCGGGCAAGTCCACCACGATCCGCATGCTGTGCGGGCTCCTCGATCGCTCCGCGGGGGAGGTGCAGGTGCTGGGGTACGATCCGGCCCGCGAGCCCGAGCGACTGCGGCCCCGCATCGGCTACATGAGCCAGCGGGCGAGCCTCTACGGCGACCTGACCGTCGTCGAGCAGCTGGAGTTCTACGCGCGCGTCTACGGGCTGGACTCCGCGACGCGACGCCGCAAGGTGCGCGACTGGATCGCCATGGCGGGACTGGCCGGCCGCGAGCGCGACCTGGTGGCCACCCTCTCGGGCGGCTGGCGGCAGCGGCTGGCCATGGGCTGCGCCATCCTCCACCGGCCCGAGCTGCTGCTGTTGGACGAGCCCACCGCGGGCGTGGACCCGCTGTCCCGCCGGCAGTTCTGGGACCTGATCTACCGGTTCGCGGAGGACGGGACGACGGTCATGGTCACCACGCACTACATGGACGAGGCCGAGCACTGCGACCGGCTGGCCTTCATCCACGGCGGCCGCATCGTGGCCCAGGGCGCGCCGGCCGAGCTGAAGCGACGGCACCTACCCGGCGCGCTGCTGCGGGTCGAGGCCGACCCCTGGGCGCGCGCCCTCGACGTCGTGCGCACCTCCCCGCTCGTCACGGATGCCGCGCTCTACGGCACCGCGATCCACGCGCTGGTGGCCGACCCCCACCGGGCCGCGCCGGCCCTGGCCGACGCCCTGGCCGCGGCCGGGGTGCGCGTGCGCGCGGTCGCACCACGCGCGCCCGCCCTGGAGGATGTCTTCGTGGCCCTGGTAGCGGGCCGGCACACCGAGGCAGCGGCCGGGCCGCAGGCCGCGGGGCAGGACCACAGGACGGCCCCGCCCCGTCCCGCCGGGCAGCGATCGGAGGGCGCGCGGTGA
- a CDS encoding ABC transporter permease, which yields MTRRLGAIVMKEFIQLVRDRRTLAMALLLPVIQLLLFGYAITTDVQHLPAAVVDHSRTPESRALLQRFANTRYYALRYHLDRLADAEVLVQRGRARVIIVVPPDFAVRLRRGLGASVQVIVDASDPLVASSALGAAEALGRVASLEIVGRQLGGRGLQAPIEVRTRAWYNPDLRSTYFMVPGLLAVVLQNITLSLTAIAIVRERELGTIEQLVVTPIRRGELMLGKILPYVVVGYADITLALLIAAFWFQVPIRGSLALLYLVTFFFYFSSLGLGIFVSTVSRTQRQAMQASFFVLLPTLIISGFMFPREGMPPFLQWLSFGLPITYFLVIVRGVILKGAGLADLWDQILPMAALGVLFFMVSVARFQKKLD from the coding sequence GTGACCCGGCGGTTGGGGGCCATCGTCATGAAGGAGTTCATCCAGCTCGTGCGCGACCGGCGCACGCTGGCCATGGCGCTGCTGCTGCCCGTGATCCAGCTGCTGCTGTTCGGGTACGCCATCACCACCGACGTCCAGCACCTGCCCGCGGCGGTCGTGGACCACTCGCGGACCCCCGAGAGCCGGGCGCTGCTGCAGCGGTTCGCGAACACCCGGTACTACGCGCTGCGCTACCACCTCGACCGGCTCGCCGACGCCGAGGTGCTGGTGCAGCGGGGGCGGGCCCGGGTGATCATCGTCGTGCCGCCCGACTTCGCGGTGCGCCTGCGGCGCGGGCTGGGCGCCTCCGTGCAGGTCATCGTAGACGCGTCCGATCCGCTGGTGGCCAGCAGCGCGCTGGGCGCCGCCGAAGCCCTGGGTCGGGTGGCGTCGCTGGAGATCGTCGGCCGCCAGCTGGGCGGGCGCGGGCTCCAGGCGCCCATCGAGGTGCGGACCCGCGCCTGGTACAACCCCGACCTGCGCAGCACGTACTTCATGGTACCCGGCCTGCTGGCGGTGGTGCTGCAGAACATCACCCTGAGCCTCACGGCCATCGCCATCGTGCGCGAGCGGGAGCTCGGCACCATCGAGCAGCTGGTGGTGACGCCCATCCGCCGCGGCGAGCTGATGCTGGGGAAGATCCTGCCCTACGTGGTCGTCGGGTACGCCGACATCACGCTGGCGCTGCTGATCGCCGCCTTCTGGTTCCAGGTGCCGATCCGTGGCAGCCTGGCCCTGCTCTACCTGGTGACGTTCTTCTTCTACTTCTCGAGCCTGGGCCTCGGGATCTTCGTCTCCACGGTCTCGCGCACCCAGCGCCAGGCGATGCAGGCGTCGTTCTTCGTCCTGCTGCCCACGCTCATCATCTCGGGGTTCATGTTCCCGCGGGAGGGCATGCCCCCGTTCCTGCAGTGGCTCTCCTTCGGGTTGCCCATCACGTACTTCCTGGTGATCGTGCGCGGGGTGATCCTCAAGGGCGCGGGGCTGGCGGACCTGTGGGACCAGATCCTCCCCATGGCCGCCCTGGGCGTGCTCTTCTTCATGGTGAGCGTGGCTCGCTTCCAGAAGAAACTCGACTGA
- a CDS encoding DUF72 domain-containing protein, with protein MSRALYAGTSGFSYPEWRGTFYPADLPADQMLAFYSRAFPTVELNTTFYRFPRRAQVDAWRLATPPGFRFAVKVHRTITHLKRLRDVDELVSVQLERARWLDDRLGPLLVQLPPSLRRDLPLLRAFLALFPPMALAVEFRHASWHTDEVYTALDDAQAALVVMEADDDPPVLRFVGPFAYLRLHRSGYGDDAMAAWAARVVDLLAQGRDVYAYFTHEDGAPAPAYAQALARRVAQMRGTAGGSAGTDSTGGGGGPPRPAPAGAPGHHTREPKGGRVRRGARKGTPLR; from the coding sequence ATGAGCCGCGCTCTCTACGCCGGCACGTCGGGGTTCAGCTACCCCGAGTGGCGCGGGACGTTCTACCCGGCCGACCTCCCCGCCGACCAGATGCTGGCGTTCTACAGCCGCGCCTTCCCCACGGTCGAACTCAACACCACCTTCTACCGGTTCCCGCGCCGCGCGCAGGTGGACGCCTGGCGCCTCGCCACGCCCCCCGGCTTCCGCTTCGCCGTCAAGGTCCACCGCACCATCACGCACCTCAAGCGGCTGCGCGACGTGGACGAGCTGGTGAGCGTGCAGCTGGAGCGCGCCCGATGGCTCGACGATCGGCTGGGCCCGCTGCTGGTGCAGCTCCCGCCGTCGCTGCGGCGCGACCTGCCGCTGTTGCGCGCGTTCCTGGCGCTCTTCCCGCCCATGGCGCTGGCCGTGGAGTTCCGCCACGCGTCGTGGCACACGGACGAGGTCTACACGGCGCTCGACGACGCGCAGGCCGCGCTGGTCGTCATGGAGGCCGACGACGACCCGCCGGTGCTGCGCTTCGTCGGACCGTTCGCGTACCTGCGCCTCCACCGGTCCGGCTATGGTGACGACGCGATGGCCGCCTGGGCAGCGCGGGTGGTCGACCTGCTCGCCCAGGGCAGGGACGTCTACGCCTACTTCACCCACGAGGACGGGGCACCGGCGCCGGCCTACGCGCAGGCGCTGGCCCGCCGTGTCGCACAGATGCGGGGTACCGCCGGCGGGTCTGCCGGCACCGACAGCACCGGCGGTGGCGGCGGGCCGCCACGCCCGGCACCGGCGGGCGCGCCCGGGCACCATACAAGGGAACCGAAAGGCGGCAGGGTGCGTAGAGGAGCCCGGAAGGGTACGCCGCTCCGGTAG
- the allB gene encoding allantoinase AllB — MIADLVIRGGTLVTAAGARRGAVAIADGRIVAVDRDDAMPEAREVLDATGLHVLPGIIDTHVHLRDPGRTEREDWLSGTRAAAAGGITTILEMPLAIPPVHSAALLQARAAHVQPRSIVDFALYGAASGDNLDELEAMAAAGAVAFKTFRTRAPAGREHEFTGICCPDAGQMLRVMERTARTGLLHAVHAEDQQILDVAEAAVRAAGRHDGRAHALARPEAAEVASVAQCIALAQATGARLQVVHLSTATAAAWVARAKEAGLPVTAETCAHYLMFTDDALAQWGPFAKCNPPLRPLETQQRLWEAVRSGVIDVLGTDHAPYLPEEKAPYVDDIWGAAAGLPGLEEFAPLLLTAVARGQLDLPRLVRLTSENPARLFRLWPRKGALVPGADADVVLVDLQAEWVHDHRTLYTKARDVALLYDGLRLRGRPVATLVRGRVVMRDGQVVGEPGWGQWVRPQT; from the coding sequence ATGATCGCCGACCTGGTCATTCGCGGGGGCACGCTGGTCACCGCGGCGGGTGCGCGCCGCGGCGCGGTCGCCATCGCCGACGGGCGCATCGTCGCCGTCGATCGCGACGACGCCATGCCCGAAGCCCGCGAGGTCCTGGACGCCACGGGCCTGCACGTGCTGCCGGGCATCATCGACACGCACGTGCACCTGCGCGACCCGGGGCGGACCGAGCGCGAGGACTGGCTGTCGGGCACCCGTGCCGCGGCGGCGGGGGGCATCACGACCATCCTGGAGATGCCCCTGGCGATCCCGCCCGTGCACAGCGCGGCGCTCCTGCAGGCGCGGGCGGCGCACGTGCAACCCCGCTCGATCGTGGACTTCGCCCTCTACGGCGCTGCCAGCGGCGACAACCTCGACGAGCTCGAGGCCATGGCCGCCGCGGGCGCCGTGGCCTTCAAGACCTTCCGCACCCGCGCGCCGGCCGGCCGCGAGCACGAGTTCACCGGCATCTGCTGCCCCGACGCCGGGCAGATGCTGCGGGTCATGGAGCGGACCGCGCGCACGGGGCTGCTGCACGCCGTGCACGCCGAGGACCAGCAGATCCTCGATGTGGCCGAGGCGGCCGTGCGTGCCGCGGGGCGCCACGACGGCCGTGCGCACGCCCTGGCCCGGCCCGAGGCGGCGGAGGTGGCGTCCGTCGCCCAGTGCATCGCCCTGGCGCAGGCCACCGGCGCGCGCCTGCAGGTCGTGCACCTCAGCACGGCCACCGCCGCGGCGTGGGTGGCGCGGGCCAAGGAGGCAGGCCTGCCGGTGACCGCCGAGACGTGCGCGCACTACCTCATGTTCACCGACGACGCCCTGGCCCAGTGGGGCCCGTTTGCGAAGTGCAACCCGCCGCTGCGGCCGCTGGAGACGCAGCAGCGCCTGTGGGAGGCCGTCCGCAGCGGGGTGATCGACGTGCTGGGCACCGATCACGCGCCCTACCTGCCCGAGGAGAAGGCGCCCTACGTCGACGACATCTGGGGCGCCGCGGCCGGCCTGCCGGGGCTGGAGGAGTTCGCGCCGCTGCTGCTGACCGCCGTCGCGCGCGGCCAGCTGGACCTGCCGCGCCTGGTGCGCCTCACCAGCGAGAACCCCGCCCGGCTGTTCCGCCTGTGGCCGCGCAAGGGCGCCCTGGTCCCAGGCGCCGACGCCGACGTCGTGCTGGTCGACCTGCAGGCGGAGTGGGTGCACGACCACCGCACCCTCTACACGAAGGCCCGCGACGTGGCCCTGCTCTACGACGGACTCCGCCTGCGCGGCCGGCCGGTGGCTACGCTCGTGCGCGGGCGCGTGGTGATGCGCGACGGCCAGGTGGTCGGCGAGCCAGGCTGGGGCCAGTGGGTGCGGCCGCAGACATGA